One window of the Pseudomonas lurida genome contains the following:
- the rssC gene encoding anti-sigma factor antagonist RssC: protein MSTGRIQFAEQDGTFVLKFVGEVRLTLCSALDATIERIFTALNFSAIVIDLTETRSIDSTTLGLLAKLSILSRQKVGLLPTVVTTHEDITRLLQSMGFDQVFNIVDRPIPCPECLTDLPSQDQSEEVVRVKVLEAHKILMGLNESNREAFHDLVNALERH from the coding sequence ATGAGTACCGGAAGAATCCAATTCGCCGAGCAAGACGGGACCTTCGTCCTGAAATTTGTCGGTGAAGTGCGCCTGACCTTGTGTTCGGCGCTGGATGCGACGATTGAGCGGATCTTCACAGCGCTGAACTTCTCGGCGATCGTGATCGATCTGACCGAAACCCGCAGCATCGATAGCACCACCCTTGGCTTGCTGGCCAAGTTGTCCATTCTGTCTCGGCAGAAGGTCGGCCTGTTGCCGACAGTCGTCACCACCCACGAAGACATTACCCGGCTGCTGCAGTCGATGGGCTTCGACCAGGTGTTCAACATCGTTGACCGCCCGATCCCATGCCCGGAATGCCTCACCGACCTGCCGTCCCAGGACCAGTCCGAGGAAGTCGTGCGGGTCAAGGTGCTGGAAGCGCACAAAATCCTGATGGGCCTCAACGAGTCCAACCGCGAAGCCTTCCACGACCTCGTGAACGCGCTAGAGCGCCACTGA
- the tal gene encoding transaldolase, translating to MTSKLEQLKQFTTVVADTGDFSTLAKLKPQDATTNPSLLLKAASIPGYAKLLDECVKDCNGDVGLASDRFAVAVGQEILKVVPGRISTEVDARLSFDTDAVLKRAHRLIDLYDKAGVGRDRVLIKIASTWEGIRAAEQLEKEGIQTNLTLLFSFAQAVACAEAGVFLISPFVGRIYDWYKKANGNDYTGAEDPGVQSVTRIYNYYKANGYKTVVMGASFRNLSQIEELAGCDRLTISPDLLEKLAADEGKLERKLSPGHAGEARVHLTEAQFRWESNEDAMATEKLAEGIRQFARDQEKLEALLTAKL from the coding sequence ATGACTTCCAAGCTGGAACAACTCAAGCAATTCACCACCGTCGTAGCCGATACCGGCGATTTCTCCACCCTCGCCAAGCTCAAGCCGCAAGACGCAACCACCAACCCTTCCCTGTTGCTCAAGGCCGCTTCGATCCCTGGCTATGCCAAGCTGCTGGATGAGTGCGTCAAGGACTGCAATGGTGACGTGGGCCTGGCCAGTGACCGTTTTGCGGTGGCGGTGGGCCAAGAGATCCTCAAAGTGGTACCGGGCCGCATTTCCACCGAGGTAGATGCCCGCCTGTCGTTCGACACTGACGCCGTACTCAAGCGTGCGCACCGTCTGATCGACCTGTACGACAAGGCCGGCGTTGGCCGCGACCGCGTGCTGATCAAGATCGCTTCCACCTGGGAAGGCATCCGCGCCGCCGAGCAACTGGAAAAAGAAGGCATCCAGACCAACCTGACCCTGCTGTTCTCGTTCGCCCAGGCCGTGGCGTGTGCAGAAGCCGGGGTGTTCCTGATTTCGCCGTTCGTGGGCCGTATCTACGACTGGTACAAGAAGGCCAACGGCAACGACTACACCGGTGCTGAAGACCCGGGCGTGCAGTCGGTGACGCGCATCTACAACTACTACAAGGCCAACGGCTACAAGACCGTGGTCATGGGTGCGAGCTTCCGCAACCTGAGCCAGATCGAAGAGTTGGCTGGGTGTGATCGCCTGACCATCAGCCCTGACCTGCTGGAAAAGCTGGCGGCGGATGAAGGCAAGCTGGAGCGTAAATTGTCGCCAGGCCATGCCGGTGAGGCGCGTGTGCATCTGACTGAAGCGCAGTTCCGTTGGGAGTCCAACGAGGATGCGATGGCGACCGAGAAGCTGGCGGAAGGTATTCGTCAGTTTGCTCGCGACCAAGAGAAGCTTGAAGCGTTGTTGACTGCCAAGCTGTAA